The following are encoded in a window of Sander vitreus isolate 19-12246 unplaced genomic scaffold, sanVit1 ctg154_0, whole genome shotgun sequence genomic DNA:
- the LOC144513228 gene encoding NLR family CARD domain-containing protein 3-like isoform X2, producing the protein MAEKRKMRKKSTSLSEEPMSSQTSEAETAAPSVVSMKSDASMYEPLRFGVEKRQSSRSRGNEPTAPSVVSMKSDASMYEPLRFGVEKAQSEQTAEPSSCPTCMEALSDPVRLTCGHWSCKQCVGSDNSCAKCGKKHRKDPVHQKDTEEDTRGSHLLNAKKNHRKATQKKFTWASEGFGDQKNPLNSIYTTLFINHGEREGPHEEQLFRHFKPTLKKQQSAETLINLNDIFKQPSGQKKPPRTVLTKGVAGIGKSFSVQKFILDWAEERANQDIDFIFNLAFRELNLSTENKSLNELLTDYHPALHDLRDSEDFVKARVIVILDGLDESRLPLDFENKPVTSVSEVTSVGNLLTNLIQGNLLPDAKLWITTRPAAANQIPAEFVDMVTEIRGFSDPQKEEYFRRRFSHDLGLADRIISHIHSSQSLDVMCQIPIFCWISALLFQEIFGGEEKAETPQTLTEMMAHFLFVQTKRRSRKYDKKTEKNKERLLNTQREFLLKLGKLAFVQLQKNNLIFYDEDLEDCGIDIQEATVYSGFCSAVLREEEVFSQKKIFFFVHLTIQEFFAALFVYDCFTNKNTKELGNFLDLKDKEHPLLDLLKMTVDKVLEKKNGHLDFFLRFLLGLMAEPNRRILQGLLTSLDPSQDTQKKILTHLKAIRRKALSPDSCINLFQTMVEMRDHKVKDEIQEYLKLSDRSKTELTPLHCSALAYMLQVSKDDLDMLDLKNFNTSDEGRRRLIPAVRTSRKAILADCEVTEEWVKHLAFGLKFPYSALRDLDLSNNDLKDSRVKLLCDGLSSQCCRLKTLRLSGCQISEVGCAYLASALKSNPSHLTELDLSYNNLGESGEKLLSELKNDPQNKLTVLNVEHGGSQRMKSGFKKYACDLTWDPNTAHKNLLLSEGNRKVTWVKDEQPYPPHLERFDLCQQVLCEQGLDERCYWEVEVEEPFNIGLTYRSIGRKGDVRDCKLGRNDKSWSLMCSDEGCFVQHSNESINVFSLCSRSSRVGVYLDWLAGTLSFYRVSSDSRTRLYTFKKRFIEPLYPAVELHTHSSAFFVG; encoded by the exons CGAGCAGACTGCGGAGCCGTCTAGCTGTCCGACGTGTATGGAGGCTTTGAGTGATCCAGTGCGTTTGACCTGTGGACACTGGTCATGCAAACAGTGTGTCGGCTCAGACAACTCCTGTGCAAAGTGTGGAAAGAAACACAGAAAAGATCCCGTACACCAGAAAGATACTGAGGAAGACACTA GGGGCAGCCATCTtttgaatgcaaagaaaaatcATAGAAAAGCAACGCAGAAGAAATTTACTTGGGCATCTGAAGGTTTTGGTGACCAAAAGAACCCCCTGAACAGCATCTACACAACACTCTTCATCAACCATGGAGAGCGTGAAGGGCCACATGAAGAACAATTGTTCAGACACTTCAAACCTacattgaaaaaacaacaatctgCAGAAACATTAATCAACCTCAATGACATCTTCAAACAGCCATCTGGCCAAAAGAAACCCCCCAGAACAGTCCTGACGAAGGGCGTTGCAGGAATTGGAAAATCATTTTCTGTGCAGAAATTCATTCTTGATTGGGCCGAGGAGAGAGCTAACCAGgacattgattttattttcaatcTTGCTTTCCGAGAGCTGAATCTGAGTACAGAAAACAAAAGCTTGAATGAGCTCCTGACTGATTATCACCCTGCGCTCCATGATCTGAGAGATTCAGAAGATTTCGTCAAAGCCAGGGTTATCGTGATCCTGGACGGCCTGGATGAAAGCAGACTTCCACTGGACTTCGAGAACAAGCCGGTAACATCGGTCAGTGAAGTAACATCTGTGGGTAATCTCCTAACAAACCTCATCCAGGGAAACCTTCTTCCTGATGCTAAACTGTGGATAACAACCCGTCcggcagcagccaatcagatccctGCAGAGTTTGTTGACATGGTGACGGAGATACGAGGGTTCAGTGACCCACAAAAAGAAGAATACTTCAGGAGGAGATTCAGTCATGACTTGGGCCTTGCTGACAGGATCATTTCACACATTCACTCTTCACAAAGTCTCGACGTCATGTGCCAGATCCCGATCTTCTGCTGGATTTCGGCCCTATTATTTCAGGAGATCTTTGGGGGAGAAGAGAAAGCTGAGACTCCGCAAACTCTCACAGAGATGATGGCTCATTTCCTGTTTGTCCAGACAAAACGCAGAAGCAGAAAATATGACAAGAAgactgagaaaaacaaagagagacTTCTGAATACACAGAGAGAATTTCTTCTGAAACTCGGCAAGCTTGCATTTGTTCAGCTGCAGAAGAACAACCTCATCTTCTACGATGAAGATCTGGAAGACTGTGGCATTGACATACAAGAGGCAACCGTCTACTCTGGATTTTGCAGTGCAGTTCTTAGGGAAGAAGAAGTCTTTTCCCAGAAAAAGATCTTCTTCTTTGTGCACCTGACCATACAGGAGTTCTTTGCTGCTCTTTTTGTCTATGACTGTTTCACAAACAAGAATACAAAAGAGCTCGGCAACTTCCTCGATCTGAAGGACAAAGAACATCCTTTACTTGATCTTCTGAAGATGACCGTTGACAAAGTGTTGGAGAAGAAGAACGGCCACCTGGACTTCTTCTTGCGATTCCTCCTTGGCCTCATGGCAGAACCCAACCGGAGAATCCTTCAGGGTCTGCTGACATCACTGGACCCAAGCCAAGATACCCAAAAGAAAATCTTGactcacctcaaagccatccgAAGAAAGGCCCTCTCTCCAGACAGTTGCATCAACCTCTTCCAGACCATGGTCGAGATGAGAGACCATAAAGTCAAAGATGAGATTCAGGAATATCTCAAACTGTCAGATCGTTCAAAAACAGAGCTGACTCCACTGCACTGTTCTGCGCTGGCCTACATGCTGCAGGTATCGAAAGATGATCTGGATATGTTGGACTTAAAGAATTTCAACACATCAGATGAAGGCCGAAGGAGGCTGATACCAGCTGTGAGGACCAGCAGAAAGGCCAT ACTGGCAGACTGCGAAGTGACTGAAGAATGGGTCAAACATCTGGCCTTTGGTCTCAAGTTCCCCTACTCAGCTCTGAGAGATCTGGATCTGAGCAACAATGACCTGAAAGACTCAAGAGTAAAGCTGCTCTGTGATGGACTGTCGAGTCAATGTTGCAGACTGAAGACACTAAG ATTGTCAGGTTGTCAGATCAGCGAGGTAGGATGTGCTTATCTGGCCTCGGCTCTGAAGTCCAACCCTTCCCATCTGacagagctggacctgagctaCAACAATCTGGGAGAATCAGGAGAGAAGCTGCTCTCTGAGCTGAAGAACGATCCACAAAACAAGCTCACCGTACTCAA TGTTGAACACGGTGGAAGTCAACGGATGAAATCGGGATTCAAGAAAT ACGCCTGTGATCTCACTTGGGACCCCAACACAGCCCACAAGAACCTCCTTCTCTCTGAAGGGAACAGAAAGGTGACCTGGGTGAAAGATGAGCAGCCATATCCCCCTCATCTAGAAAGGTTTGATCTCTGCCAGCAGGTGCTGTGTGAACAGGGTCTAGATGAGCGCTGCTACTGGGAGGTTGAGGTGGAGGAGCCCTTCAACATCGGGTTAACGTACAGAAGCATTGGCAGGAAAGGGGATGTGAGAGATTGTAAGCTAGGGCGCAACGACAAGTCTTGGAGTCTGATGTGCTCTGATGAAGGTTGTTTTGTTCAGCACAGCAACGAGAGTATCAATGTCTTTTCCCTTTGCTCGCGCTCTAGTCGGGTGGGGGTGTATCTGGATTGGCTGGCTGGCACTCTGTCATTCTACAGAGTCTCCTCCGACAGTCGGACCCGCCTCTATACCTTCAAAAAAAGGTTCATTGAGCCCCTCTATCCCGCTGTTGAACTTCACACTCATTCATCTGCATTTTTTGTTggctaa
- the LOC144513228 gene encoding NLR family CARD domain-containing protein 3-like isoform X3, whose amino-acid sequence MAEKRKMRKKSTSLSEEPMSSQTSEAETAAPSVVSMKSDASMYEPLRFGVEKRQSEQTAEPSSCPTCMEALSDPVRLTCGHWSCKQCVGSDNSCAKCGKKHRKDPVHQKDTEEDTRGSHLLNAKKNHRKATQKKFTWASEGFGDQKNPLNSIYTTLFINHGEREGPHEEQLFRHFKPTLKKQQSAETLINLNDIFKQPSGQKKPPRTVLTKGVAGIGKSFSVQKFILDWAEERANQDIDFIFNLAFRELNLSTENKSLNELLTDYHPALHDLRDSEDFVKARVIVILDGLDESRLPLDFENKPVTSVSEVTSVGNLLTNLIQGNLLPDAKLWITTRPAAANQIPAEFVDMVTEIRGFSDPQKEEYFRRRFSHDLGLADRIISHIHSSQSLDVMCQIPIFCWISALLFQEIFGGEEKAETPQTLTEMMAHFLFVQTKRRSRKYDKKTEKNKERLLNTQREFLLKLGKLAFVQLQKNNLIFYDEDLEDCGIDIQEATVYSGFCSAVLREEEVFSQKKIFFFVHLTIQEFFAALFVYDCFTNKNTKELGNFLDLKDKEHPLLDLLKMTVDKVLEKKNGHLDFFLRFLLGLMAEPNRRILQGLLTSLDPSQDTQKKILTHLKAIRRKALSPDSCINLFQTMVEMRDHKVKDEIQEYLKLSDRSKTELTPLHCSALAYMLQVSKDDLDMLDLKNFNTSDEGRRRLIPAVRTSRKAILADCEVTEEWVKHLAFGLKFPYSALRDLDLSNNDLKDSRVKLLCDGLSSQCCRLKTLRLSGCQISEVGCAYLASALKSNPSHLTELDLSYNNLGESGEKLLSELKNDPQNKLTVLNVEHGGSQRMKSGFKKYACDLTWDPNTAHKNLLLSEGNRKVTWVKDEQPYPPHLERFDLCQQVLCEQGLDERCYWEVEVEEPFNIGLTYRSIGRKGDVRDCKLGRNDKSWSLMCSDEGCFVQHSNESINVFSLCSRSSRVGVYLDWLAGTLSFYRVSSDSRTRLYTFKKRFIEPLYPAVELHTHSSAFFVG is encoded by the exons CGAGCAGACTGCGGAGCCGTCTAGCTGTCCGACGTGTATGGAGGCTTTGAGTGATCCAGTGCGTTTGACCTGTGGACACTGGTCATGCAAACAGTGTGTCGGCTCAGACAACTCCTGTGCAAAGTGTGGAAAGAAACACAGAAAAGATCCCGTACACCAGAAAGATACTGAGGAAGACACTA GGGGCAGCCATCTtttgaatgcaaagaaaaatcATAGAAAAGCAACGCAGAAGAAATTTACTTGGGCATCTGAAGGTTTTGGTGACCAAAAGAACCCCCTGAACAGCATCTACACAACACTCTTCATCAACCATGGAGAGCGTGAAGGGCCACATGAAGAACAATTGTTCAGACACTTCAAACCTacattgaaaaaacaacaatctgCAGAAACATTAATCAACCTCAATGACATCTTCAAACAGCCATCTGGCCAAAAGAAACCCCCCAGAACAGTCCTGACGAAGGGCGTTGCAGGAATTGGAAAATCATTTTCTGTGCAGAAATTCATTCTTGATTGGGCCGAGGAGAGAGCTAACCAGgacattgattttattttcaatcTTGCTTTCCGAGAGCTGAATCTGAGTACAGAAAACAAAAGCTTGAATGAGCTCCTGACTGATTATCACCCTGCGCTCCATGATCTGAGAGATTCAGAAGATTTCGTCAAAGCCAGGGTTATCGTGATCCTGGACGGCCTGGATGAAAGCAGACTTCCACTGGACTTCGAGAACAAGCCGGTAACATCGGTCAGTGAAGTAACATCTGTGGGTAATCTCCTAACAAACCTCATCCAGGGAAACCTTCTTCCTGATGCTAAACTGTGGATAACAACCCGTCcggcagcagccaatcagatccctGCAGAGTTTGTTGACATGGTGACGGAGATACGAGGGTTCAGTGACCCACAAAAAGAAGAATACTTCAGGAGGAGATTCAGTCATGACTTGGGCCTTGCTGACAGGATCATTTCACACATTCACTCTTCACAAAGTCTCGACGTCATGTGCCAGATCCCGATCTTCTGCTGGATTTCGGCCCTATTATTTCAGGAGATCTTTGGGGGAGAAGAGAAAGCTGAGACTCCGCAAACTCTCACAGAGATGATGGCTCATTTCCTGTTTGTCCAGACAAAACGCAGAAGCAGAAAATATGACAAGAAgactgagaaaaacaaagagagacTTCTGAATACACAGAGAGAATTTCTTCTGAAACTCGGCAAGCTTGCATTTGTTCAGCTGCAGAAGAACAACCTCATCTTCTACGATGAAGATCTGGAAGACTGTGGCATTGACATACAAGAGGCAACCGTCTACTCTGGATTTTGCAGTGCAGTTCTTAGGGAAGAAGAAGTCTTTTCCCAGAAAAAGATCTTCTTCTTTGTGCACCTGACCATACAGGAGTTCTTTGCTGCTCTTTTTGTCTATGACTGTTTCACAAACAAGAATACAAAAGAGCTCGGCAACTTCCTCGATCTGAAGGACAAAGAACATCCTTTACTTGATCTTCTGAAGATGACCGTTGACAAAGTGTTGGAGAAGAAGAACGGCCACCTGGACTTCTTCTTGCGATTCCTCCTTGGCCTCATGGCAGAACCCAACCGGAGAATCCTTCAGGGTCTGCTGACATCACTGGACCCAAGCCAAGATACCCAAAAGAAAATCTTGactcacctcaaagccatccgAAGAAAGGCCCTCTCTCCAGACAGTTGCATCAACCTCTTCCAGACCATGGTCGAGATGAGAGACCATAAAGTCAAAGATGAGATTCAGGAATATCTCAAACTGTCAGATCGTTCAAAAACAGAGCTGACTCCACTGCACTGTTCTGCGCTGGCCTACATGCTGCAGGTATCGAAAGATGATCTGGATATGTTGGACTTAAAGAATTTCAACACATCAGATGAAGGCCGAAGGAGGCTGATACCAGCTGTGAGGACCAGCAGAAAGGCCAT ACTGGCAGACTGCGAAGTGACTGAAGAATGGGTCAAACATCTGGCCTTTGGTCTCAAGTTCCCCTACTCAGCTCTGAGAGATCTGGATCTGAGCAACAATGACCTGAAAGACTCAAGAGTAAAGCTGCTCTGTGATGGACTGTCGAGTCAATGTTGCAGACTGAAGACACTAAG ATTGTCAGGTTGTCAGATCAGCGAGGTAGGATGTGCTTATCTGGCCTCGGCTCTGAAGTCCAACCCTTCCCATCTGacagagctggacctgagctaCAACAATCTGGGAGAATCAGGAGAGAAGCTGCTCTCTGAGCTGAAGAACGATCCACAAAACAAGCTCACCGTACTCAA TGTTGAACACGGTGGAAGTCAACGGATGAAATCGGGATTCAAGAAAT ACGCCTGTGATCTCACTTGGGACCCCAACACAGCCCACAAGAACCTCCTTCTCTCTGAAGGGAACAGAAAGGTGACCTGGGTGAAAGATGAGCAGCCATATCCCCCTCATCTAGAAAGGTTTGATCTCTGCCAGCAGGTGCTGTGTGAACAGGGTCTAGATGAGCGCTGCTACTGGGAGGTTGAGGTGGAGGAGCCCTTCAACATCGGGTTAACGTACAGAAGCATTGGCAGGAAAGGGGATGTGAGAGATTGTAAGCTAGGGCGCAACGACAAGTCTTGGAGTCTGATGTGCTCTGATGAAGGTTGTTTTGTTCAGCACAGCAACGAGAGTATCAATGTCTTTTCCCTTTGCTCGCGCTCTAGTCGGGTGGGGGTGTATCTGGATTGGCTGGCTGGCACTCTGTCATTCTACAGAGTCTCCTCCGACAGTCGGACCCGCCTCTATACCTTCAAAAAAAGGTTCATTGAGCCCCTCTATCCCGCTGTTGAACTTCACACTCATTCATCTGCATTTTTTGTTggctaa
- the LOC144513228 gene encoding NLR family CARD domain-containing protein 3-like isoform X4, which yields MKSDASMYEPLRFGVEKAQSSRSRGNEPTAPSVVSMKSDASMYEPLRFGVEKEQSEQTAEPSSCPTCMEALSDPVRLTCGHWSCKQCVGSDNSCAKCGKKHRKDPVHQKDTEEDTRGSHLLNAKKNHRKATQKKFTWASEGFGDQKNPLNSIYTTLFINHGEREGPHEEQLFRHFKPTLKKQQSAETLINLNDIFKQPSGQKKPPRTVLTKGVAGIGKSFSVQKFILDWAEERANQDIDFIFNLAFRELNLSTENKSLNELLTDYHPALHDLRDSEDFVKARVIVILDGLDESRLPLDFENKPVTSVSEVTSVGNLLTNLIQGNLLPDAKLWITTRPAAANQIPAEFVDMVTEIRGFSDPQKEEYFRRRFSHDLGLADRIISHIHSSQSLDVMCQIPIFCWISALLFQEIFGGEEKAETPQTLTEMMAHFLFVQTKRRSRKYDKKTEKNKERLLNTQREFLLKLGKLAFVQLQKNNLIFYDEDLEDCGIDIQEATVYSGFCSAVLREEEVFSQKKIFFFVHLTIQEFFAALFVYDCFTNKNTKELGNFLDLKDKEHPLLDLLKMTVDKVLEKKNGHLDFFLRFLLGLMAEPNRRILQGLLTSLDPSQDTQKKILTHLKAIRRKALSPDSCINLFQTMVEMRDHKVKDEIQEYLKLSDRSKTELTPLHCSALAYMLQVSKDDLDMLDLKNFNTSDEGRRRLIPAVRTSRKAILADCEVTEEWVKHLAFGLKFPYSALRDLDLSNNDLKDSRVKLLCDGLSSQCCRLKTLRLSGCQISEVGCAYLASALKSNPSHLTELDLSYNNLGESGEKLLSELKNDPQNKLTVLNVEHGGSQRMKSGFKKYACDLTWDPNTAHKNLLLSEGNRKVTWVKDEQPYPPHLERFDLCQQVLCEQGLDERCYWEVEVEEPFNIGLTYRSIGRKGDVRDCKLGRNDKSWSLMCSDEGCFVQHSNESINVFSLCSRSSRVGVYLDWLAGTLSFYRVSSDSRTRLYTFKKRFIEPLYPAVELHTHSSAFFVG from the exons CGAGCAGACTGCGGAGCCGTCTAGCTGTCCGACGTGTATGGAGGCTTTGAGTGATCCAGTGCGTTTGACCTGTGGACACTGGTCATGCAAACAGTGTGTCGGCTCAGACAACTCCTGTGCAAAGTGTGGAAAGAAACACAGAAAAGATCCCGTACACCAGAAAGATACTGAGGAAGACACTA GGGGCAGCCATCTtttgaatgcaaagaaaaatcATAGAAAAGCAACGCAGAAGAAATTTACTTGGGCATCTGAAGGTTTTGGTGACCAAAAGAACCCCCTGAACAGCATCTACACAACACTCTTCATCAACCATGGAGAGCGTGAAGGGCCACATGAAGAACAATTGTTCAGACACTTCAAACCTacattgaaaaaacaacaatctgCAGAAACATTAATCAACCTCAATGACATCTTCAAACAGCCATCTGGCCAAAAGAAACCCCCCAGAACAGTCCTGACGAAGGGCGTTGCAGGAATTGGAAAATCATTTTCTGTGCAGAAATTCATTCTTGATTGGGCCGAGGAGAGAGCTAACCAGgacattgattttattttcaatcTTGCTTTCCGAGAGCTGAATCTGAGTACAGAAAACAAAAGCTTGAATGAGCTCCTGACTGATTATCACCCTGCGCTCCATGATCTGAGAGATTCAGAAGATTTCGTCAAAGCCAGGGTTATCGTGATCCTGGACGGCCTGGATGAAAGCAGACTTCCACTGGACTTCGAGAACAAGCCGGTAACATCGGTCAGTGAAGTAACATCTGTGGGTAATCTCCTAACAAACCTCATCCAGGGAAACCTTCTTCCTGATGCTAAACTGTGGATAACAACCCGTCcggcagcagccaatcagatccctGCAGAGTTTGTTGACATGGTGACGGAGATACGAGGGTTCAGTGACCCACAAAAAGAAGAATACTTCAGGAGGAGATTCAGTCATGACTTGGGCCTTGCTGACAGGATCATTTCACACATTCACTCTTCACAAAGTCTCGACGTCATGTGCCAGATCCCGATCTTCTGCTGGATTTCGGCCCTATTATTTCAGGAGATCTTTGGGGGAGAAGAGAAAGCTGAGACTCCGCAAACTCTCACAGAGATGATGGCTCATTTCCTGTTTGTCCAGACAAAACGCAGAAGCAGAAAATATGACAAGAAgactgagaaaaacaaagagagacTTCTGAATACACAGAGAGAATTTCTTCTGAAACTCGGCAAGCTTGCATTTGTTCAGCTGCAGAAGAACAACCTCATCTTCTACGATGAAGATCTGGAAGACTGTGGCATTGACATACAAGAGGCAACCGTCTACTCTGGATTTTGCAGTGCAGTTCTTAGGGAAGAAGAAGTCTTTTCCCAGAAAAAGATCTTCTTCTTTGTGCACCTGACCATACAGGAGTTCTTTGCTGCTCTTTTTGTCTATGACTGTTTCACAAACAAGAATACAAAAGAGCTCGGCAACTTCCTCGATCTGAAGGACAAAGAACATCCTTTACTTGATCTTCTGAAGATGACCGTTGACAAAGTGTTGGAGAAGAAGAACGGCCACCTGGACTTCTTCTTGCGATTCCTCCTTGGCCTCATGGCAGAACCCAACCGGAGAATCCTTCAGGGTCTGCTGACATCACTGGACCCAAGCCAAGATACCCAAAAGAAAATCTTGactcacctcaaagccatccgAAGAAAGGCCCTCTCTCCAGACAGTTGCATCAACCTCTTCCAGACCATGGTCGAGATGAGAGACCATAAAGTCAAAGATGAGATTCAGGAATATCTCAAACTGTCAGATCGTTCAAAAACAGAGCTGACTCCACTGCACTGTTCTGCGCTGGCCTACATGCTGCAGGTATCGAAAGATGATCTGGATATGTTGGACTTAAAGAATTTCAACACATCAGATGAAGGCCGAAGGAGGCTGATACCAGCTGTGAGGACCAGCAGAAAGGCCAT ACTGGCAGACTGCGAAGTGACTGAAGAATGGGTCAAACATCTGGCCTTTGGTCTCAAGTTCCCCTACTCAGCTCTGAGAGATCTGGATCTGAGCAACAATGACCTGAAAGACTCAAGAGTAAAGCTGCTCTGTGATGGACTGTCGAGTCAATGTTGCAGACTGAAGACACTAAG ATTGTCAGGTTGTCAGATCAGCGAGGTAGGATGTGCTTATCTGGCCTCGGCTCTGAAGTCCAACCCTTCCCATCTGacagagctggacctgagctaCAACAATCTGGGAGAATCAGGAGAGAAGCTGCTCTCTGAGCTGAAGAACGATCCACAAAACAAGCTCACCGTACTCAA TGTTGAACACGGTGGAAGTCAACGGATGAAATCGGGATTCAAGAAAT ACGCCTGTGATCTCACTTGGGACCCCAACACAGCCCACAAGAACCTCCTTCTCTCTGAAGGGAACAGAAAGGTGACCTGGGTGAAAGATGAGCAGCCATATCCCCCTCATCTAGAAAGGTTTGATCTCTGCCAGCAGGTGCTGTGTGAACAGGGTCTAGATGAGCGCTGCTACTGGGAGGTTGAGGTGGAGGAGCCCTTCAACATCGGGTTAACGTACAGAAGCATTGGCAGGAAAGGGGATGTGAGAGATTGTAAGCTAGGGCGCAACGACAAGTCTTGGAGTCTGATGTGCTCTGATGAAGGTTGTTTTGTTCAGCACAGCAACGAGAGTATCAATGTCTTTTCCCTTTGCTCGCGCTCTAGTCGGGTGGGGGTGTATCTGGATTGGCTGGCTGGCACTCTGTCATTCTACAGAGTCTCCTCCGACAGTCGGACCCGCCTCTATACCTTCAAAAAAAGGTTCATTGAGCCCCTCTATCCCGCTGTTGAACTTCACACTCATTCATCTGCATTTTTTGTTggctaa